One Flavobacterium cerinum genomic window, ACGCTGTGTATCAGGGCGTATTGAAGAACTTCCAACGTCGTAATATTTCGCTACTGGAATTTACCGATTTTATGGAAAGCTATAATCAAAGTACGCTACAACTGAATGAAATGCGAAAACAACTGATCCTATCCGGAGAACAAATCAATCACATCACCAATACAACCATCTTCTAATATGAAATATCCAATAATAACCTGTCTGTCGCTATTGGCTTTAATTTCCTGCCAGGACAAAGAAAAAAAAGCGGAAATAAAGGAAACTTTTGTGTTGAGTAATAAAATGTTACAAACCACTAAAACCGCTCCCGTAACATTAGAACCGCTGCGTAACGAACTGAATTATTACGGAAAAATCACAACCGATAACAACAAAACGATCGAGGTATTCCCGGTTGTTGGCGGTAGCGTTGCTAAGGTATATGTGGAATTGGGTGATTATGTCAAAAAGGGACAATTATTAGCTACTATAAGAAGTACGGAAGTAGCTGATTTTGAAAAAGAACTGGACGATGCTAAAAACGATGTAATCGTAGCCAAAAACAACCTTAAAGTTGCTCAGGAATTATTCGAAGGAAAATTAAATGCGGAAAGAGATGTTCTGGAAGCCAAAAGTAATTATGACAAGGCTAAATCGCAATTACAGCGTATTCAGGAAACCTATAAAATTTACAATATCAAATCGGGTGCTATTTATGAAGTCCGTTCTCCGTTAAGCGGTTTTATCATTCAGAAGGACATCAACGAAAATATGTTACTGCGAAACGACCGAAGTGATAATATTTTTGATATCGCCGAAATAAACGATGTTTGGGCTATAGCCAATGTTACCGAAAGCGATATTAATCAGATCAAATTAGGCGAAAATGCCGCGGTTACCACATTGAGTTACCCGGATAAAGTTTTTAACGGTAAAGTGGATAAAATATTTAATATTATCGATCCGGATACGAAAGCAATGAAAGTGCTTATTAAACTGAACAATCCGGAATATGTATTAAAACCGGAAATGCGGGCTTCTATCAAAATTTCCTATATGGAGAGTGATAAAAAAATGTTGGCTGTTCCGACATCCGCTGTCATCTTCGACAAAAGCAAAAATTTCGTAGTAATCTATAAAGACCGTAACAACATCGAAGCGCGTCAGGTTGAAGTTTTCCGCCAGGTTGGTGCTATCACTTATATTTCAAGCGGTATAAACGAAGGCGAAAAAGTAATGACACAAAACCAGTTGTTAGTATACGGTGCCCTAAATGAATAGTTATGAATAAATTTATCCGAAATATTATTGCTTTTTCCCTCAAGAATAAAGCATTCACGTTTTTTTGGGTTGGAATTCTGGCAATTTCAGGGTTTATCGCCTTTAAAAACATGCCGATCGAAGCCTTTCCCGATGTAACCAATACGCAAATTATTATTGTGACCGAATGGAACGGACGAAGTGCTGAAGAAATTGAGCGTTTTGTGACCACGCCTATCGAGATTGCAATGAACTCCGTACAAAAAAAGACCAGTGTGCGAAGTATTACGATGTTTGGTTTGTCGGTGATTAAAATTATTTTCGAAGATGATGTCGATGACTTTTTTGCCCGTCAGCAGGTCAATAACCAATTGCGTACCGTTTCTTTACCCGATGGCGTTGATCCGGACGTACAGCCTCCTTATGGACCAACCGGTGAGGTTTTCCGTTATGTTTTAAAAAGTAAGGATCGGGATACACGTGATTTGTTAACCTATCAGAATTGGGTAATCGACCGTCAGTTACGTGCTGTTCCGGGTGTGGCAGATGTAGTTGCCTTTGGCGGACAGGAAAAAACATATGAAATCAGTGTTGATCCGGGTCGTTTATCAAAATACAATATTACCCCGTTGGAAGTATTCGATGCGGTTAATAAAAGTAACCTGAATGTAGGTGGTGACGTAATTGAAAAGAACGGACAGGCCTATGTAGTCCGTGGTGTAGGATTACTGAGTTCAATAGACGATATTCAGAATATTATCGTAGCCGATGCCGGAGGAAATCCGGTTCTGGTAAAAAATCTTGCCGATGTAGCAGAAAGCTCTTATCCTCGTGTCGGACAGGTCGGACTGGATAAAAACAATGATGTCGTTGAAGGAATTGTAGTGATGCGTAAAGGTGAAAATCCTAAAGAAGTTTTAACTGCAATTAAGGAAAAAGTCAACGAAATCAATGAAACGGTATTACCGAAAGACATCAAAATGGTGACTTTTTACGATCGTGACGACCTGATGAACTTTACGACTGCCACAGTAATGCACAATCTTTTCGAAGGGATTATTTTCGTAACGGTAATTGTATTTCTATTTATGGCCGATTGGCGAACGACATTGACCGTTGCTATCATTATACCGCTGTCCCTACTCTTCGCCTTCCTGTGTTTAAAACTGAAAGGAATGAGTGCCAATTTATTATCGTTAGGTGCAGTTGACTTCGGAATTATTATAGACGGAGCCGTTGTAATGGTCGAAGGAATCTTTGTGACACTCGATCACCTCGCTCATAAAAAGGGCATGAAAGCCTATAATAAGCTCGCCATCGGTAGTGTGATCAAAAAAACCGGAACGGAAATGGGGAAAGCTATTTTCTTTTCCAAATTAATTATCATTACAGCATTGATTCCGATTTTCTCCTTTCAGAAAGTCGAAGGAAAAATGTTTGCGCCACTTGCTTATACATTAGGTTTTGCCTTATTGGGTGCTTTAATTTTCACCTTAACATTGGTGCCGGTATTATCCCATATCTTATTAAATAAAAACGTTAAAGAAAAAAATAATCCGTTTGTCAATTTCTGGAACAGAATCGTTGAAAAATCCTTTAATTTCACATTCAAACACAAACAAAAAACCCTTTTTGTCTCCATTGCTTTTATGGTTCTGACCTTTGGTTCTGCCAAATTCCTCGGAACGGAATTCTTGCCTCAGTTAAACGAAGGTGCCTTGTGGGTAACTGCCGAAATGCCAATTAGTACTTCTCTTCCGGAGAGTAATAAAATATCGGCCGAAATCCGTACCATATTGGGAAGTTTTCCGGAAGTGGAACAGGTACTTTCGCAAACCGGGCGTAGTAACGACGGAACAGATCCGAATGGTTTTGGTTTTGCACAGTTCCAGGTAGATTTGTATCCTAAAAAAGAATGGAAAAGATCGATTTCTCAGGAACAATTAATTGAGGAAATGGATGCTAAGCTAAAGCAAATTCAAGGAATTACCTACAATTATTCCCAACCGGTTATTGACAACGTTGCAGAAGCCGTTGCCGGTTTTAAAGCATCAAATGCCGTAAAAATATATGGTGAAGATCTGAACAAACTGGATGATCTGGCTGCCAAAGTATTAGCACAAATTAAAGACATCGACGGAATAAAGGATGTGGGTATTCTTCGAAATGTGGGACAACCGGAAGTCAGCGTGATTTTAGATCGTGAAAAAATGGCTGCTTACGGTGTTACATTGGCCGATGCTCAGGCTGTATTGGAAATGGCTTTCGGAGGAAAAACCGCGACTCAGAAATATGAAGGTGAAAAGAAATTCGATGTCCGTGTTCGTTATACCAAAGAATATCGTAAAGATGAAAGCGATTTGGCTCAACTTAAAGTACCGACGATAGACGGAGTAAAAATTCCGTTAAAGGAGATTGCTACTGTGAAAAAGGTAACCGGTCCGGCATTTATTTACCGTGACAATACCAAGCGTTTTATCGCTGTAAAATTTTCTGTTCGTGATCGTGACTTAGGTAGTACCATTGCAGAAGCACAAGCGGTTGTAAACAAAAATGTGGAATTACCAAACGGATATCATTTCGGGTGGACCGGTGAATTTGAAAACCAGGTTCGGGCTACACAACGTTTAAGTCAGGTAGTTCCGATCAGTTTAGTAGGTATTTTCGTCTTACT contains:
- a CDS encoding efflux RND transporter periplasmic adaptor subunit; this encodes MKYPIITCLSLLALISCQDKEKKAEIKETFVLSNKMLQTTKTAPVTLEPLRNELNYYGKITTDNNKTIEVFPVVGGSVAKVYVELGDYVKKGQLLATIRSTEVADFEKELDDAKNDVIVAKNNLKVAQELFEGKLNAERDVLEAKSNYDKAKSQLQRIQETYKIYNIKSGAIYEVRSPLSGFIIQKDINENMLLRNDRSDNIFDIAEINDVWAIANVTESDINQIKLGENAAVTTLSYPDKVFNGKVDKIFNIIDPDTKAMKVLIKLNNPEYVLKPEMRASIKISYMESDKKMLAVPTSAVIFDKSKNFVVIYKDRNNIEARQVEVFRQVGAITYISSGINEGEKVMTQNQLLVYGALNE
- a CDS encoding efflux RND transporter permease subunit; translation: MNKFIRNIIAFSLKNKAFTFFWVGILAISGFIAFKNMPIEAFPDVTNTQIIIVTEWNGRSAEEIERFVTTPIEIAMNSVQKKTSVRSITMFGLSVIKIIFEDDVDDFFARQQVNNQLRTVSLPDGVDPDVQPPYGPTGEVFRYVLKSKDRDTRDLLTYQNWVIDRQLRAVPGVADVVAFGGQEKTYEISVDPGRLSKYNITPLEVFDAVNKSNLNVGGDVIEKNGQAYVVRGVGLLSSIDDIQNIIVADAGGNPVLVKNLADVAESSYPRVGQVGLDKNNDVVEGIVVMRKGENPKEVLTAIKEKVNEINETVLPKDIKMVTFYDRDDLMNFTTATVMHNLFEGIIFVTVIVFLFMADWRTTLTVAIIIPLSLLFAFLCLKLKGMSANLLSLGAVDFGIIIDGAVVMVEGIFVTLDHLAHKKGMKAYNKLAIGSVIKKTGTEMGKAIFFSKLIIITALIPIFSFQKVEGKMFAPLAYTLGFALLGALIFTLTLVPVLSHILLNKNVKEKNNPFVNFWNRIVEKSFNFTFKHKQKTLFVSIAFMVLTFGSAKFLGTEFLPQLNEGALWVTAEMPISTSLPESNKISAEIRTILGSFPEVEQVLSQTGRSNDGTDPNGFGFAQFQVDLYPKKEWKRSISQEQLIEEMDAKLKQIQGITYNYSQPVIDNVAEAVAGFKASNAVKIYGEDLNKLDDLAAKVLAQIKDIDGIKDVGILRNVGQPEVSVILDREKMAAYGVTLADAQAVLEMAFGGKTATQKYEGEKKFDVRVRYTKEYRKDESDLAQLKVPTIDGVKIPLKEIATVKKVTGPAFIYRDNTKRFIAVKFSVRDRDLGSTIAEAQAVVNKNVELPNGYHFGWTGEFENQVRATQRLSQVVPISLVGIFVLLFIMFGNIKDSLLVLANVPFAVIGGIIALHLTGINFGISAGVGFIALFGICIQNGVILISEFHKNLKEKMDLNTSIMEAVKIRTRPVVMTALMASIGLLPAATSTGIGSESQKPLAIVIIGGLITATVLTLLVFPIIFWVFNRKKHQPID